A segment of the Streptomyces sp. NBC_01235 genome:
TGTTGGGTTCATCAACTGCAGCAGGCGATACATCCGAGAACAGCAGCGATATACCACGGTCAGTTCGACACTCGGCACGCACGACCGCGAGCGTAGAGCCCGCCGACAATCAGAGCGCCTCGCGAACACGACGGCCGCGCCACCCGGCCTCTCCGGTCGTACTCGAGGACCTCCGGAAGGCGGGAGCCGCCAAGGCCGACGGCGCGTCTCCTCTGTCACAGTCGCAAGTCGACCGGCTCGTCGCCATCCTGCGCCGGGCAGGCTCTCAGGCCAGTGCACCTCGTGGACGCGGAGCGCCACACCGGACGGCTGGGGGCCGTGGGAGCGGTACTCTGCACCGGCGGCACGGGGTGCGGTCACGCTCCTCTCGCGTTCGCGCTCAAAGTCCCCGGTCGCGGCAGCCACACAGCGATCATCCCCATCGTATGCGCGCTCACCGACGATGTGCGACGCTGCGAAGCGCGCCTACTTCGTCTCGTTCGGGTGGCTCGTGTGCACCTGCTCCAGGAAGACTGTGCGCTCGTGGACGTAGAACCAGATGCGCGCGGTGCCCTTCGCAGTCGGTTTGTGCTGCCACCGCTCATGGGTCGCGCCGCCACGCTCGATGACGCCGAGCTCACCCTTGAGCCGATAGTTCGTCGGCGTCGTCCGCGTGAGGAAGTCCCAGGTCTCCGTCATGGAGTTGCGGATCGTCGCGACGAGGTCGCGCCATCCCTTCTGTGCGTCGGCTGTGGCGAAGCGGATCTCGTACTCGATCTTCTTCGGAGGGCGAGGAACCAGCTCGCCCTTCCTGGCGGCCGCCACGGCTACGGACGCTCCACGGTCTCATCGTCGTCGAGCCACTCCAGACCGGCGCTGCCGCTGCTGAGCCCGGCCGCGACGGCGGTGGCCGTCTCCTTCCAGGAGGTCAGCTCTGCGATCGCGAGGTGCGGCTGGTCGGTGGCGAACGACGCGCGCGCCGCATCGACGAGGTCCTGCGCGCAGGACTCCCGGTCGGCCGGCGACAGCGCGAGCATCCAAGGGAAGGCCTTGGACATCCGCTCGGCGAGCGAGCCGCGGTCGTCGAGGGTGACGGTGATGAGCTGCGCGGCAAAGTTCAGCAAGCGGGCACGACCCTCGGCCTCGCGCTGCGACATCAGGACCAGAGCCTCGCCGTCGCGCCGGGTCACCGTCACGGGGTGGTCCTCGGCCTCGGCGAAGACCTCGGCGGAGTGCTTGCTCAGGTCCGAGGAGCGCCGAGTCGCCACGGGGAGGTCTGCTGCTATGGTCATGGATCCATAGTATTCGGAACGTATTCGGAAGTCTAGTGGAGGCCGCAGAGTGCGTGCGCCAGACTCGACCTCCGGATGCGGTCCGATGCCAGATCTCAGCCTTCCTTGATGCTTGAGTCAGACCCGAACTCACAGCCGGTCGATCGCCGAGATGGCGCGCACTTAGAACTCCTAACAGAAAGAGCGGGTTCTGGGCTCTTGGCGGCCATCGGGTGTCTTGATCAAGAGCTCAGGGTGCCCGAGGATCTCGGGATGACTGTCAAAGAACTGGTCTGGGATATGGACGGCACACTGCTGGACACTACTGCCGTGGTGCCTGCGGCGTTGGCTCGGGCGGTGCGTGTGTTGGGCGGGCCCGTCGTCGACGCCGACGACATCGTCGCCGCGTACTGGCGAGGCACGCCTGAAGTCATCATGGAACACCTCGTGGCGCGGCCACTGACGCCGACGGAGACTGACGTGTACTACCGGGAGCTCGAAGGTGTCGAAGTGGCGCCGTATCCGGAGGTGGCCGATGCCTTCGCTGCCCTGCAAGCCCAGGGTAGAGCTCTGGCGGTGTTCACCGGCGCCAGCTCTCGGGCGGCCGGAATGTTGTTGGAATCCGCAGGCTTGCCGGTTGACGTACTGATCGGCGGTGACCACGTGGAGCGTCCCAAGCCGGCGCCGGACGGAATCCTCATGGCTTCGGAGAAGCTCGGCATCGATCCCGTGAACGTGGCCTATGTCGGCGACTCCCCGCTCGATCTCCGTGCCGCGACAGCCGCTGGAAGCCAGAGTGCCGCAGCGGCCTGGGGCCACATGTACGACCGGACGGAACGGGCTGATGTAGTGCTGGCGGGGCCGCTGCAGGCGCTTGAACTCCTGTCCGTCGGGAAGCGCGTAATGTGACGCATCACTTTGCAGCCCGGCCCGGGGTGGCCATCCGCCGCCAGCAGATGAGCGCGCACCCAAGGGTGAGGAAGACACCTCACGACCTCAAGTCGTCAAGCCGCAGCGGCCAAGGCAGTTGGGAATGCGGTGTTCTCATCGAACAGTTCCCGTCGCTGGAGGCAGTGGAACATCTGTCCGAGCATGCGGTTGAAGAGGTTGCGCTGGGCGGCAGCGTGCCAGTCCCCACGCTCGTCGCGGCGGCGACGGTAGTGGGCCATGGCTCCGGGCGAGGCCCGGAGGGCGGAGAAGGCCCAGAGGTAGCCGGCGTGGTTGAGGCGGTCGTTCTTGACCCAGCGGCGGGTGATGCTGGACTTCTTGCCGGAAGCCCGGGTGATGGGCGAGGAGCCGGCGTATGCCTTCAGGCCGCGGGCGTCGGCGAAACGGCCGCGGTCGTCCCCGATCTCAGCGAGCACCCGGGCGCCGAGCTGGACGCCGAGGCCGGGAAAACTGAGGATGATCTCAGCGTCCGGATGCTGAGGGAAAGCTTCCTCCACAGCCTGGGCGAGGTCGTCGGTAGCCGTGCAGGCGGCCTGGAGCTGGACCAGGAGGGCGAGCATCTGCTTGCCGAGCGCGTCCTCGACGAGGGCAGGATGGTGGGTGCAGTCCTCGCGGAAGACCTCACGGAGGCGTTCGGTCTCGGCTTCGATGCCGCGTTGGCGACCAGCCCGCTTGAGGGCGGCTTGGAGCTGGGTGCGAGTCAGTCGAGCAGCTCGCGTGGGAGTTGGAGCCAGCTTGAGGACTTCGTGGGCTTCAGGGCGGCAGAGACCGTTCTTCCAGGACTCGAACGCCGCCAGGGCGGCTGGGTAGTACTCGCGCAGCAGGGAGCGGAGCTGGTTGGAAATCTGCTGACGGTTCCAGGTGGAGTCCTGCTGGGCGCGGGCGAGGACAGCGATGGCGCGGGCCAGGTCGCTGTCATCGGGCAAGACCCGGTGGGCGTGCATGTCGGTGCGCAGGATGTTCGCGAGCACCAGGGCGTCGCCCGGGTCGGACTTCTTGCGGGAGACGCTGTGCCGGTCGCGGTAGCGGGCGGCGGCCATCGGGTTGATCGCGAAGACCTTCCGCTTGCCCTGCCGCAGCACGGCGACCAGCAGACCTCGGGAGGTCTCGATGGCCACCGGGATCGGGTGTTCCTCGGTGTCGCCGTACTCGGCGAGCATCTCCAACAAGATCTTGTAGCCGGCCGCATCATCCGTGATGTGGCGTTTGGCCATCAGCTGGCCCGAGTCGTCGACCAGGGCGACGTCGTGCGTCCTCTCGGCCCAGTCGATTCCGCAGTAGATCAAGGCGTCCTCCCCATGGCGTGGGTGTTTGCGCTGGTCACGAGCGCATGCGGGCCACGCGGCGACCTAATTCCAGGACTCGGCGACAAGGCCGGTCCGCCACCTCACTAGCCGTTCGTGGCACCAGCGCGTCACACGGGCCTCGGTCTCGACGGGAGCTCGCAAAGCTCGGGCATATCGAGAGGTCATCATGCAGCGGGCTCGCACCACCAACGTCAACGAGCAAGCACGGCCTGGGGTAGTGGCGGTCACGCAGGCGCGAGCGCTTCGCTCTTCGCTCAAGGCTTCTCAAGCCAGGCTTCGTGTAGGAATCCGTCCGATGCCCACGCGACCACCACCACGAGTACGGGGACTGCACGCCGCTCTATGCGGAGGTCTCAATGAACCCGGTTCGCCGGACGCGTCGCAGCCCCCGTACTCGAACAACCCGCTGGAGCGACAACCGCTCTGTGTGGGCCGTTGAGAACGAATTAGGCTTCGTGGATGTCGTCGCGGACCTCCCAGCGGATCCGCAGTCGGCGGAACCAGTGCAGGTGGGCGAACGCACGCTCCACGACCCAGCGTTGTGTACCCAGGCCAGAGCCGTGCTCGGTGCCCCGGTGGGCGATCAGCGGCTTCACGCCGAGGTCCCAGACCAGGCGGCGGTACTTGTCGTGGTCGTAGCCACGGTCGGCCAACACCACGTCTGGGCGGCGCCGGGGCCGGCCACGCTTGCCCCTCACGGGCGGCACGGCCTGGAGGAGCGGGATCAGCTGAGTGACATCGTTGCGGTTGCCGCCCGTCAAAGTGACGGCGAGCGGGATGCCGGTGGCATCGGTGATCAGATGATGCTTGCTGCCCGTCCTGCCCCGGTCAACAGGGCTTCGTCCGGTCTTGGAACCCCCTTTAACGCGCGGATGCGGGAGCCGTCGACCGCCGCCCGGGAGAAGTCCAGGGCGTTCGCGCTGCGGAGCTTGGCGAGGAGCACCTCGTGCATCCGGGGCCACACACCGGCCTCGGCCCACTCGGCCAGGCGACGCCAGCAGGTCATGCCCGAACCGAAGCCGAGCTCCTGCGGCAGGTGTTCCCAGGAGATCCCGGTATGCAGGACGAACAGGATGCCCTGGAACACCAGCCGGTCCGGATGCCGCTTGCGTCCCGGATGCCGGGTCCGGCGCTCGATCTTGGGCAGCAGCGGTTCGACCACCGCCCACAACGCGTCGTCCACTTCCCACGGCTTCGGCCGAGCCACCCTGCACCCCCGGATCAACATTCCTGGAGTGATCCAACCACCTCGAAAATCATTTCGTTAGGAGTTCTTACAGAGCTGCTTACCTTGCGCCTGCCGAAAAACTCATCCGTCCTGGTGGGGGCTGGTGTACGGGTGGTGTCGAGCGCGGGCGTTTGGGCGGGTGCTCTGGGCACCTGGTGGTCGCCCCGGCATGATGGCCGGTCGTGCTGCTGCGACTGGCCTATCTGGGTGTGACGAACGTGTTCGCCCTGCTGCGCCTACTGCCGATGAGCGACCATGGCAAGGACGCCGAGATCCTCGCTCTTCGCCATCAGATCGGGGTTGCGCTTGCCGAATACCGCCTCCATGCTGGTCAGGCGGCATGTTGATACTCGTGGAGGGTGCCGCCGAGTCGCGCTCGCCGTCGTATGTCCAGATGGGCGATCCGGTCCGGGTCCTCGATCGGAGCGGGCAACGAGTGGAGAGGGCGGGCATTCGCAAGACCCTGGTGCGGCCGGTGCTCGTTTAGAACGACTCGAACTCGCGCAGGGCGCGCAGGAGATGGCGCTGGTTCCAGATCAACGTACGGTCTAGCAGCTCTCGCCTGCAGGTCTGCACCCACCGCTCCATGATCGAGTTCATGCGCGGCATCCGGACGCCGCTGAGCACCACCTCGATACCCGCGTCCTTGAGCACCTCGTCGAACGGCCGTGGGAACTTCCCGTCCCGATCCCTGATCAGATAGCGAGCCCGGCAGCCGGCGCCCTCGAGGTCCATGACGAGATTCTTCGCAGCCTGGACCACCCAGGACGCGGTCGGGTTCGCGGTCGCGCCCAGGATCCGGATCCGGCGGCTCGCGTGCTCGATCACGGCGAACACGTACAAGCGGGCCCCGGACAGAGTGACGGCCTCGAAGAAATCGCAACCACACGGGTCTTCTCCGTTGAGAGCCGCAGTCCGAGCGGGGCCAGGACCTCGGCGACCTGCTCGCGCAGGGCCTCGGCCCGGTGGGCCGGGCCGCTGACGAGGACGACGAAGTCGTCCGCATATGCCGCATGCCGGGTTATGCCGACCGTCGTGGTAGGAGCCCGATGGAGTGGACATCCGGACCAAAGCAGTCGGCATAACCTTTGCCCGCCGCTCAGAGCGTCCCGAGGAATGCCAGCAAGGTGTCTGGGGCGGTGTAGCGCCCGGGTGGGCTCCCGGCGGGAGCCGTGCGGGCAAGCGAGTGTTCCTTGATGCTCATGTCGGCATGTAGATAGATCTGAGTGGTTTCAGTTGATTCGTGACCGAGCCAGAGTGCGATGACGGATATGTCGACTCCTGAGTGAAGAAGCGCCATCGCGGTGCTGTGCCGCAGGGTGTGCGGAGTGACGTGTTTGCCGGCCAACGACGGGCAGGTGGCCGTGGCGGTCCGGGTGTGCTTGGTGACGAGGCGTTCGACGGCATCCCGGCTGAGCGGGGTGCCGCGGCGGGTCGGGAACAGCGGGTCGCCGCGCTCGCCGCCGCGTTCTCGCAGCCAGATCTTGAGTACTTTGACGGTGCTGGTGGTCAGTGGGGTGCACCGGTCCTTGCGGCCCTTGCCGTGACAGCGCAGGTGAGGGCCGGTGCTCAGGTGGACGTCCTGGAGGGTGAGGCCGGTCAGTTCGCTGACCCG
Coding sequences within it:
- a CDS encoding HAD family hydrolase yields the protein MTVKELVWDMDGTLLDTTAVVPAALARAVRVLGGPVVDADDIVAAYWRGTPEVIMEHLVARPLTPTETDVYYRELEGVEVAPYPEVADAFAALQAQGRALAVFTGASSRAAGMLLESAGLPVDVLIGGDHVERPKPAPDGILMASEKLGIDPVNVAYVGDSPLDLRAATAAGSQSAAAAWGHMYDRTERADVVLAGPLQALELLSVGKRVM
- a CDS encoding IS5 family transposase (programmed frameshift) — its product is MLIRGCRVARPKPWEVDDALWAVVEPLLPKIERRTRHPGRKRHPDRLVFQGILFVLHTGISWEHLPQELGFGSGMTCWRRLAEWAEAGVWPRMHEVLLAKLRSANALDFSRAAVDGPHPRVKGGSKTGRSPVDRGRTGSKHHLITDATGIPLAVTLTGGNRNDVTQLIPLLQAVPPVRGKRGRPRRRPDVVLADRGYDHDKYRRLVWDLGVKPLIAHRGTEHGSGLGTQRWVVERAFAHLHWFRRLRIRWEVRDDIHEA
- a CDS encoding prevent-host-death protein, which codes for MTIAADLPVATRRSSDLSKHSAEVFAEAEDHPVTVTRRDGEALVLMSQREAEGRARLLNFAAQLITVTLDDRGSLAERMSKAFPWMLALSPADRESCAQDLVDAARASFATDQPHLAIAELTSWKETATAVAAGLSSGSAGLEWLDDDETVERP
- a CDS encoding IS110 family transposase translates to MIYCGIDWAERTHDVALVDDSGQLMAKRHITDDAAGYKILLEMLAEYGDTEEHPIPVAIETSRGLLVAVLRQGKRKVFAINPMAAARYRDRHSVSRKKSDPGDALVLANILRTDMHAHRVLPDDSDLARAIAVLARAQQDSTWNRQQISNQLRSLLREYYPAALAAFESWKNGLCRPEAHEVLKLAPTPTRAARLTRTQLQAALKRAGRQRGIEAETERLREVFREDCTHHPALVEDALGKQMLALLVQLQAACTATDDLAQAVEEAFPQHPDAEIILSFPGLGVQLGARVLAEIGDDRGRFADARGLKAYAGSSPITRASGKKSSITRRWVKNDRLNHAGYLWAFSALRASPGAMAHYRRRRDERGDWHAAAQRNLFNRMLGQMFHCLQRRELFDENTAFPTALAAAA
- a CDS encoding tyrosine-type recombinase/integrase, with protein sequence MLQLQASEQTIAAYRDTFTLLLGFAEGRTGRRPARLSIADLDAPAIGAFLQHLETVRGNTAATRNARLAAIRSFFRYAALRAPEHAAVIQRVLAIPPKRFDRAIVNYLTTTETDALVAAPDRTTWTGRRDHALLLTGVHTGLRVSELTGLTLQDVHLSTGPHLRCHGKGRKDRCTPLTTSTVKVLKIWLRERGGERGDPLFPTRRGTPLSRDAVERLVTKHTRTATATCPSLAGKHVTPHTLRHSTAMALLHSGVDISVIALWLGHESTETTQIYLHADMSIKEHSLARTAPAGSPPGRYTAPDTLLAFLGTL